A stretch of Halomonas sp. KG2 DNA encodes these proteins:
- a CDS encoding FAD-dependent oxidoreductase, translating into MTPTRNEIIVIGGGAVGIACALWLRRDGHQVVLLEPEDIAGQCSYGNASTLSEYGCTPVANASVWSQLPNLLFSNNSPFVVQWTRLPELMPWLLRFMAQCNKRCATINAQRLARLLGQTFSGYGPLLEAAPQARELIRNEGCLYAYTTEKGLKSAQAGIALRSSLGVEQEILNAAGVAALEPAMAGKSVGGVLFPNSCHLRDTQGFIQALAQPLLSEGSILKGRARGLRTANDGVHIECEDGKTLLADRVVLAAGAWSAKLAATLGERIPLDTERGYHVEFELGREVLTRPTCPVESAFYMTPLANGRLRAAGTVELASLRAPTNPARIRFIEERVRKLMNIDAPVSHQWMGMRPTLPDCVPVIGPSRYDSRVIHAFGHQHLGITLAGTTGELVAACVRGQAPDWLNDYSAARF; encoded by the coding sequence ATGACTCCAACACGCAATGAGATTATCGTCATCGGCGGTGGCGCCGTAGGTATTGCCTGCGCCCTATGGCTGCGCCGCGATGGTCACCAAGTCGTCCTGCTAGAACCTGAGGACATTGCCGGTCAATGCTCCTATGGCAACGCCAGCACACTTTCAGAGTACGGTTGCACCCCTGTTGCCAATGCCTCTGTTTGGTCGCAGTTGCCTAACCTGCTGTTCTCTAATAATTCTCCCTTCGTGGTTCAGTGGACGCGCCTTCCAGAGCTAATGCCCTGGTTGTTGCGCTTTATGGCCCAATGTAACAAACGCTGCGCAACGATAAATGCGCAGCGCCTTGCACGCTTATTAGGGCAAACTTTCAGTGGTTATGGCCCCCTGCTTGAAGCAGCACCCCAAGCACGTGAGCTGATTCGCAATGAAGGCTGCCTATACGCCTATACCACTGAAAAAGGGCTAAAAAGCGCGCAAGCGGGCATTGCTTTACGCAGCTCGCTCGGTGTCGAGCAAGAGATACTCAACGCTGCCGGCGTTGCAGCCCTAGAACCCGCCATGGCGGGGAAAAGCGTTGGGGGCGTCCTCTTCCCAAACTCGTGCCACCTCCGCGATACACAAGGCTTTATACAGGCACTCGCCCAGCCCCTACTTTCGGAAGGCAGCATTCTAAAAGGCCGCGCACGCGGATTACGCACCGCCAACGACGGTGTGCATATTGAGTGTGAGGATGGGAAAACGCTCTTGGCTGATCGCGTTGTATTAGCTGCAGGTGCCTGGTCAGCAAAACTTGCCGCCACGCTTGGCGAACGTATTCCACTAGATACGGAACGAGGCTACCACGTTGAGTTTGAGTTAGGCCGCGAAGTGCTCACGCGCCCCACCTGCCCTGTAGAAAGCGCCTTTTATATGACCCCCCTGGCCAACGGCCGCCTTCGCGCCGCAGGCACCGTAGAACTTGCCTCGCTACGCGCCCCCACCAACCCAGCACGCATCCGCTTTATCGAAGAACGGGTACGTAAGCTGATGAATATTGACGCCCCGGTTAGCCACCAATGGATGGGGATGCGCCCCACCCTACCCGACTGTGTGCCGGTGATTGGCCCCAGCCGCTACGACTCCCGGGTTATTCACGCCTTCGGGCACCAACACCTCGGCATCACCTTAGCCGGCACCACCGGTGAGCTTGTAGCGGCGTGCGTACGCGGCCAAGCTCCTGACTGGCTTAACGATTATAGCGCCGCCCGTTTCTAA
- a CDS encoding PLP-dependent aminotransferase family protein yields the protein MLDTLLTEVEKELGSLNHPEPLYIQLAQALSNAIRSGQIGLGEKLPPHRELAKRLKVNVSTVTRAMAILQDDKLIETRPGRGTRVSAYRSEEAQFQSAPLNETGIIDLSVNRPATDAYNHVLAALLPELPLDPRFSSMKDYHPSEGPTWAREAAAAWLCQQGLTANASQVIMCDGAQHGLALALRAIVEPGETVLADDITYQGIAALCRTLDVNLEGVRTDERGMVPQALQDACNKHAPRAVFIVSSIQNPTAVTLDQERRNELLTVIEAAGVLLIEDDVYRPLLDTPIPPLASSLPEQTLYITSLSKCVAPGLRIGFILAPADLVTDLSSSLRVDCWSTAPLSALVATRLMESGKVRDLIVVQREELRARQAILRQIMGDLDVHSGPTAPHAWLKLPDSWQNHHFSNACLNKGVAVLPGSAFVLAPQNTSNAIRINLSAASTREQLTHGLTVIAELSRNGPPPQPRLSYDSNTQ from the coding sequence ATGTTAGATACTCTGCTTACAGAAGTAGAGAAGGAGCTTGGCTCCCTCAATCACCCTGAACCGCTCTATATCCAGCTAGCCCAAGCGCTTTCGAACGCCATACGCTCGGGCCAGATTGGGCTAGGTGAAAAACTTCCACCGCACCGTGAGCTGGCGAAGCGTTTAAAGGTCAATGTTTCCACCGTCACTCGAGCCATGGCGATTCTACAGGACGATAAACTGATCGAGACCCGGCCCGGACGCGGCACTCGTGTTTCCGCCTATCGCTCAGAGGAAGCCCAATTCCAATCAGCACCACTTAACGAAACAGGCATCATCGATCTCAGCGTTAACCGCCCGGCTACCGATGCCTATAACCATGTACTCGCAGCACTATTGCCCGAATTACCGCTAGACCCCCGCTTTTCTTCCATGAAGGACTATCACCCTTCCGAAGGGCCAACCTGGGCGCGTGAAGCTGCCGCCGCCTGGCTGTGCCAGCAAGGGCTAACAGCGAACGCCTCACAGGTCATCATGTGCGATGGGGCACAGCACGGCCTAGCGCTAGCGCTTCGCGCCATCGTCGAACCGGGTGAAACAGTGCTGGCTGATGACATTACTTACCAAGGGATTGCCGCCCTGTGCCGCACGCTGGATGTAAACCTTGAGGGCGTGCGTACTGACGAACGGGGCATGGTGCCGCAAGCGCTTCAAGACGCCTGCAACAAACACGCGCCTCGTGCTGTTTTCATCGTTAGCTCCATACAAAACCCAACGGCCGTTACCTTGGACCAAGAACGGCGTAACGAGCTGTTAACAGTGATAGAAGCAGCGGGCGTACTGCTGATAGAAGATGATGTCTACCGGCCACTGCTGGATACGCCTATTCCCCCCCTAGCCAGCAGCCTGCCTGAGCAAACGCTTTATATAACCTCGCTATCCAAATGCGTGGCTCCCGGCCTACGGATAGGCTTTATACTCGCCCCCGCCGACCTCGTTACCGATTTAAGCTCCAGCCTACGCGTAGATTGCTGGAGTACAGCGCCACTTTCTGCCTTGGTGGCAACACGACTAATGGAAAGCGGCAAAGTGCGCGATTTAATCGTCGTTCAGCGTGAGGAATTACGCGCACGGCAAGCAATACTCCGCCAAATAATGGGCGACCTAGACGTACACAGTGGCCCCACAGCGCCCCACGCCTGGCTGAAACTGCCTGACAGTTGGCAAAACCACCACTTCAGCAATGCGTGCCTCAACAAAGGGGTAGCGGTGCTCCCTGGCTCAGCATTTGTCCTCGCCCCCCAGAACACCTCTAACGCCATACGCATCAACCTCTCTGCGGCCTCCACCCGTGAACAGCTTACCCACGGGCTGACGGTCATCGCTGAGTTGTCTCGAAACGGTCCACCCCCTCAACCAAGGCTTTCTTATGACTCCAACACGCAATGA
- the dctP gene encoding TRAP transporter substrate-binding protein DctP — protein MQPLRKFFAITTLAAVSMSSVYAYAGDVSLRLTHMYRADSDAGQAAQAFADQVEARSDGRIDISVYPSSQLGDWTETHALLMQGAVDIGLQPLSTNFDRRLAIAWFPYIAPTYAEAESAYERDGFAFNIVDGLIEEQGLRLLGVFADGMGGAGFTKEVNNPATPGEDKDLRIRVWPGGTTHRTLMENLGYQVATIPWAELYTGMQTGVVDGQIGGSPEMAYSNFKDITKTWVQYNDHLELGWFVMNQQRLASLPESDQQLLVDVAQEVSSQRFDEVEAADERQLEALEAEGVNVVRLSTEQLQQLATFTREQVWPDIGDELGDDMMSELRTGLALD, from the coding sequence ATGCAGCCTCTACGTAAATTCTTCGCTATTACGACGCTTGCGGCCGTGAGTATGAGTTCAGTCTACGCATATGCTGGGGATGTTTCGCTGCGTTTAACCCATATGTATCGTGCGGACTCGGACGCTGGGCAGGCAGCTCAGGCATTCGCTGATCAAGTCGAGGCGCGTAGCGATGGGCGTATTGATATCTCTGTGTATCCTTCTAGCCAACTTGGTGACTGGACGGAAACGCACGCTCTGCTTATGCAGGGTGCGGTCGATATTGGCCTACAACCTCTTTCTACTAATTTTGATCGGCGCTTAGCGATTGCTTGGTTTCCTTACATTGCACCCACTTATGCGGAAGCTGAATCGGCCTACGAGCGTGATGGTTTTGCCTTCAATATCGTGGATGGGTTAATTGAGGAGCAGGGGTTACGCTTGCTGGGTGTGTTTGCCGATGGCATGGGCGGCGCGGGCTTTACGAAAGAAGTGAATAACCCGGCTACGCCAGGCGAAGATAAGGATTTGCGAATTCGTGTATGGCCGGGCGGCACCACGCACCGCACTTTGATGGAGAACTTGGGCTACCAAGTGGCTACTATTCCGTGGGCTGAGCTGTACACCGGTATGCAAACGGGCGTTGTGGATGGTCAGATTGGTGGCTCTCCTGAAATGGCTTACAGCAATTTCAAGGACATCACGAAGACTTGGGTTCAGTACAACGACCACTTAGAGCTGGGTTGGTTTGTCATGAACCAGCAGCGCCTAGCGTCGCTACCGGAATCTGACCAGCAATTGTTGGTAGATGTTGCCCAAGAGGTTTCTTCCCAACGCTTTGATGAGGTGGAAGCCGCCGATGAGCGACAGCTTGAAGCGCTTGAGGCAGAGGGCGTGAATGTTGTTCGTTTATCCACTGAGCAATTACAACAGTTAGCAACCTTTACCCGCGAGCAGGTGTGGCCAGACATTGGCGATGAGCTGGGTGACGACATGATGAGCGAGCTACGCACAGGCCTAGCGCTAGACTGA
- a CDS encoding TRAP transporter small permease subunit — protein MLKVSRFLCRLWCAKVALQRFLVVMSGLAITLLIFIQVVSRYVFSMAIFGIEEIACYIAVWLYFLGAAIGAEQRGHMSASLVSLVWRGELAQRVIKLLVGALSVVISGWMTVWAYGLAKWSLQFNMMSTEINVPVGYAQMAIPVGLALMTLYFFFELIETIVLWTRSRGTHA, from the coding sequence ATGTTAAAAGTCTCTCGTTTTCTGTGCCGCTTATGGTGTGCGAAGGTTGCCCTACAGCGCTTTCTGGTGGTGATGTCGGGATTGGCTATCACACTGCTGATCTTTATTCAGGTGGTTTCGCGCTATGTATTTTCGATGGCGATCTTCGGTATTGAAGAAATCGCTTGTTACATAGCCGTGTGGCTGTATTTCCTCGGCGCCGCTATCGGCGCCGAGCAGCGTGGCCATATGTCTGCTTCGTTAGTGTCATTGGTCTGGCGGGGTGAGCTTGCCCAGCGTGTGATTAAGCTTTTGGTTGGTGCATTGTCAGTGGTGATATCGGGTTGGATGACAGTCTGGGCTTATGGCCTGGCTAAGTGGTCGCTGCAATTCAATATGATGTCTACCGAAATTAATGTTCCTGTGGGATATGCGCAAATGGCGATCCCCGTCGGCCTGGCTTTGATGACGTTATATTTTTTCTTTGAGCTGATTGAGACCATCGTCCTCTGGACGAGGAGCCGAGGCACCCATGCTTGA
- a CDS encoding TRAP transporter large permease: MLEYILIDAVILCVLLVIGLPVPLCFAAAVLFLFTVGDFGNATFLVSAGFSQVSSVVLLAIPLYIIAGAIMSQGGIANRLIDLAESIVGRFSGGLGIVVVLATAVFGAISGMASSAVAAIGTTMIPRMVENGYDRGYATSLVSCSSVLALLLPPSASIILYGWVSGTSITAAFLAPIIPAFLLIALFCFWNWVLTRRMPLQQMPALPAREWGQEVARRGRRASLGLFMPLIILGCIYGGVTTPTEAAAVAVIYAMPLSVLIYRDMDWKDLYTTLWKAGQMTGVLLVLVFFASMLSRMLTMQNVPQLMLEGFTHVSDNPLILLLMVNLFLIVVGMLMDDASAILLATPMLMPIMHNLEIDPVHFAAIITTNLGMGLITPPTAPLLYLGSLVGKVPLVQMLSPTCVFLLFAYMPVVMLTTYFPALSLTLPRLMGY, from the coding sequence ATGCTTGAATACATTCTTATCGACGCAGTGATTCTATGCGTGTTACTAGTGATTGGTTTGCCGGTTCCGCTGTGCTTTGCGGCTGCAGTGCTGTTTCTGTTTACTGTTGGCGATTTTGGGAACGCGACGTTCTTGGTGAGTGCTGGCTTTAGTCAAGTGTCTTCTGTGGTGTTATTGGCTATTCCGCTCTATATAATCGCTGGGGCGATCATGAGCCAAGGCGGCATCGCCAATCGGCTTATTGATTTAGCTGAATCCATCGTGGGTCGGTTTAGCGGTGGCTTAGGTATTGTGGTTGTGCTCGCAACGGCTGTGTTTGGTGCAATATCGGGTATGGCTTCTTCTGCAGTCGCAGCGATTGGCACTACGATGATTCCTCGCATGGTAGAGAACGGTTATGACCGTGGCTATGCGACTAGTTTGGTATCTTGCTCATCCGTGCTGGCGCTGCTATTGCCGCCTAGTGCGTCGATTATTCTTTATGGCTGGGTGTCTGGCACTTCTATTACGGCTGCGTTTCTTGCGCCGATCATACCGGCTTTCTTGCTCATCGCGCTGTTCTGTTTCTGGAACTGGGTGCTTACTCGCCGTATGCCATTGCAGCAGATGCCAGCGTTACCAGCGCGCGAGTGGGGGCAAGAGGTTGCCCGGCGTGGCCGCCGAGCTAGTCTTGGCCTGTTCATGCCGCTGATTATTCTCGGTTGTATCTATGGGGGGGTAACTACGCCAACCGAGGCGGCCGCTGTGGCGGTTATTTATGCCATGCCTTTGAGTGTGCTGATCTATCGCGATATGGACTGGAAGGATCTATACACAACCCTTTGGAAGGCTGGGCAGATGACCGGGGTACTTCTGGTGCTGGTTTTTTTTGCCTCTATGCTATCGCGCATGCTGACGATGCAGAATGTGCCGCAGCTGATGCTTGAAGGCTTTACGCATGTTAGCGATAATCCGCTCATCCTGCTGCTGATGGTTAATCTGTTTCTTATTGTTGTTGGCATGCTAATGGACGATGCTAGCGCTATCCTGTTGGCCACGCCTATGTTGATGCCCATCATGCATAATCTTGAGATTGATCCTGTCCACTTCGCTGCGATCATCACTACCAACTTAGGTATGGGGCTGATTACACCGCCTACCGCGCCGCTACTTTATCTTGGTTCCTTAGTGGGTAAGGTGCCGTTGGTACAGATGCTTTCTCCCACCTGTGTGTTCTTGCTATTTGCGTATATGCCTGTCGTCATGCTGACAACTTACTTTCCTGCGCTGTCGCTGACACTGCCACGTCTGATGGGGTATTAA
- a CDS encoding helix-turn-helix domain-containing protein, producing MTHCYRHLSAEDRAAIMLMQGHHSIRAIARQLDRAHNTISRELTRHTVRSDIAYDASLAGYRA from the coding sequence ATGACTCATTGTTATCGCCATCTTTCTGCTGAAGACCGAGCTGCCATCATGCTGATGCAGGGGCACCACTCGATTCGTGCCATCGCGCGTCAGCTGGATCGTGCACACAACACCATTTCACGAGAACTGACACGCCACACGGTCAGGTCTGACATAGCGTATGACGCTAGTCTCGCTGGATACCGAGCCTGA
- a CDS encoding UvrD-helicase domain-containing protein, protein MVRTSDWSLAQDIRIALHAYVISADKEISYRHWPLPKGAASKDKDRQAIVTHHAKQLWLQMSDLNNRNVSITHDGYFKLFQLSQPDLSSRYDIVLLDEAQDSNPCAEAIVIDQPRCRVLLAGDPYQAIYQWRGA, encoded by the coding sequence GTGGTGAGGACATCTGACTGGTCACTGGCCCAAGACATTCGCATCGCCCTTCACGCCTATGTGATCAGCGCCGACAAAGAGATCAGCTACCGTCATTGGCCGCTCCCCAAAGGGGCTGCTTCCAAAGATAAAGATCGACAGGCCATCGTCACCCACCATGCCAAGCAACTTTGGCTGCAAATGAGCGACCTGAATAACCGCAACGTCTCTATTACCCACGACGGCTATTTCAAGTTGTTCCAACTCAGTCAGCCGGATTTGTCGTCGCGTTACGATATTGTTCTGCTCGATGAAGCTCAGGACTCCAACCCCTGCGCGGAAGCGATTGTGATAGACCAGCCCAGGTGCCGCGTTCTTTTGGCCGGTGATCCGTACCAGGCCATCTATCAGTGGCGGGGAGCCTAG
- a CDS encoding site-specific integrase: MQNDNKHIIVTSQHSMTTITPSFPATGVMDYEEPPVRVIFDLSQPFPRGSNAAHRHLRNQESVASVTSKRSLINEIATKALGAPKPPKLSAPNNDGRAQHPNQAFPYDYVDWSTLTPDVVSEILATYRDSGQSPAKRNAVRAVIRGIATEAWMLDQISHATLDRIKQIKAARYSHAKRAGTAHSAGTIRALLDLCDQEPTARAFRDGLMIAMMASIGLRRAETVSIQLKDIDFISHEITVVGKGQKQRSLTLPDCVVWRLNEYLDKYRGRTPGYLFNPIWVKQKAPSNDYLKTPLSLRSVNNRLERLRLMLPDELKLAPHDLRRTCATDLREAGMSIREIQVILGHASVVTTERYVFDETKSHRQKAARLQSGRFGYRPE; encoded by the coding sequence ATCGTCACATCGCAGCACTCAATGACGACAATCACACCTTCATTTCCGGCAACGGGTGTGATGGATTACGAGGAACCGCCCGTTCGGGTGATATTTGACCTTAGCCAACCATTCCCTCGCGGAAGCAATGCTGCTCACCGGCATTTGCGTAACCAGGAATCCGTTGCCAGCGTCACTTCAAAGCGGAGTCTCATTAACGAAATTGCCACCAAAGCTCTCGGCGCACCCAAGCCACCAAAGTTAAGCGCACCCAACAATGACGGTCGGGCTCAACATCCCAACCAGGCATTCCCCTATGATTATGTAGACTGGTCAACCCTGACGCCTGATGTGGTCAGCGAGATACTGGCAACCTACCGTGATTCCGGCCAATCCCCAGCCAAACGGAATGCCGTTCGTGCGGTAATTCGCGGTATAGCCACAGAAGCCTGGATGCTAGATCAGATCAGCCATGCCACCCTGGATCGTATTAAGCAGATCAAGGCGGCCCGTTATTCTCACGCTAAACGCGCCGGGACTGCCCATAGTGCAGGCACAATTAGGGCACTACTTGATTTGTGTGACCAAGAGCCCACTGCTAGGGCATTTCGTGATGGCTTGATGATTGCGATGATGGCATCCATTGGGCTTCGGCGTGCCGAAACAGTTAGCATCCAGCTCAAGGACATTGATTTCATCAGCCATGAGATCACGGTCGTAGGTAAAGGCCAAAAGCAGCGCTCGCTGACGTTACCAGACTGTGTAGTATGGCGCTTAAATGAATATCTGGATAAGTACCGTGGCCGTACTCCAGGTTATTTATTTAATCCCATTTGGGTAAAACAGAAGGCACCTTCAAACGACTATCTTAAAACCCCGTTAAGCCTTCGTAGCGTCAATAATCGTCTGGAACGCCTACGGCTGATGTTGCCCGATGAACTGAAGTTGGCCCCCCATGACTTGCGGCGCACCTGCGCGACGGATTTGCGGGAAGCCGGTATGTCGATACGGGAAATTCAGGTAATACTAGGCCATGCGTCTGTTGTGACAACCGAGCGTTATGTCTTCGATGAAACCAAGAGTCACCGTCAAAAAGCGGCGCGTTTACAGTCTGGCCGGTTCGGCTACCGCCCTGAATAA